The following is a genomic window from Niabella soli DSM 19437.
TTCGCGATAACAGGCCATCAATCTTCGGATCTCTGGTGTTGAAACTCGAAGATCAATTGACATTCCTTTGACTGCCCCGATGCAAGTCTGCGACAGTTGACAAATACCGGTGGCTACTTCGACCATCTTGCGACCGGTAGTGGTGATTGCTACTTCATGAGTAAACGATAGCTGACTCAAGAATGGCATAATTAGATTGTGAGCTTGTGCAGCCGCATGTCCAAAGGATTTTGCATGAAACTGAATTTTTGCTGCAGCAAGTCGATGATTTTCATTCGTGCTCAACGTAAAATTATGAATTGCGTCACCATCTCGTGATAGTTGATATGAAACATCAAATTGTTTAACTTCGGCTGGGGCTCCAATGAGGCTATCGCCTGTTGATTCGAGTGCGTCGAAGTTAAATTCTGTACTCGCACTCTGTACCCCCGGCACTCCAAGCCTATAGATTACGATGTATTCTCCCTCCGATCCATACGGACCATTTCCTAACTTCGAGCGAGGGTCAGTGTCAGGAAACTCGGGAACGATAGTATATATAACATCCTCCGTTACGATTGGACGCCCAGTAGTTGACGGTTGTCCTAGCGGGGTAGCATCGATTGCAGACTCGTTCTGTTTTTTTGTTCGAGACCCGAGCTTATTCCCTGACCGATTCTTCTTCTTTCTTGTATTTCTACTGATTGGCATAGCTAAATTTACCTACTTTAAAAGATTTTCTTTGAAGCTTTTATAATTTGTTAACAATAGCCTCTTTCAATTTTGGAAAAGCAAGCTCAATTGGTTTTTGAAAAGATCAGAAACTTCGTTTAAAGCTTAAGTCTTTACTGCAATTCTTCGATCATCTTAATTTAATGTATCGATATCATTCCTCTGTTTTCTTCTTTCATTGACCATTGAACTTGCCAAGTTCTACCATCAAGTTGGTCAAGCAGTATGAATGTAAAAATGTTCTGTGTCGAGTAAAGAGTAAATCTATCGTTCGTTTCTTTGTCTGTCGTTATTAAAGTCTCTGTACTTAAATTTGTCACCGAGCGATTCTTCTCTTTTACGTCAAATTGAACCTGCCACATTTGTCCATTTCTGGTATTTAATTTTATAAATGTCCACATATTTTGCGTTGGAAAAAGTCGATATGCAACGGCATTACTCTTTTGTGTTAATTGTCCATCGCTTTGTTTCTTGTCAACTTGAGCAAATGATTGCTGCATTATTGTTAATGCAAAAACAATCGATAGCATAATTTTTGTCATAGTTTTTGGTTTTATGTTGATGCGGACCTCTCAAATAGGTGAAAGTTTATTTATTTGTAATCATGCCAATTAGTTTATAATAAATAGTCTATTTCTCGGCAATCAATTTTTCGAATTTTATACCCATTTCCCCCGCGTTAGGGATTGCAGCGGCATCCTTTTGTGAAGTGCAACGGAACAAAAGATATAGCGGAAAGCCCGACCCGTAGGGAACGCCCTAAAAATTATTTCTTTTCAATTAGTTTTTCCAACTTCTCAATCATTTCTTTTTGTTGCTGAAGCATGCGCTCGTATAGCTCAACCATTTTTTCAACAGGATTAAAATTGAAAGTAGGAAAAGCATTCACGCCATTTGATTGGTCGTGTGTATTAAATGTATTAGATATGATACTTACGGCATGTTCCTCATCAAAATTCTGTATGGCCTCCGCAGGTATTTTTAACGCAGCGGAAATTTGTTGGAGTAGGGGAGCGTCAATGGTTTCTTTTTGTTCCAGAAGGGAAATTTTTTGCTGGTTCCAGTCATCCCCAAGCTCATAGGCAAGGGCGTCCTGCTTTATACCCAGCATTTCACGGAAGCGTTTTACATTTCGGCCCTGATGTATTTTTTTGTCCATAGCACTTGTATTTGTCATAGGTTCAAATTTAAGCGTTAATAATGACTTTAAAGATACGTAAAATACACCGGTTAAAAACAAGGCGCCGCGTGTATTTTACAATGCCGCGATGTTGCATACAGACCTGCCGCGGGTATAGTTTTGGGGTGCTAATAAACAGATCACCAAAAATAATAACCATGAAAAACAAATTGCCCAAAGACCCGTTTGAAACGGCCTGCTGGTGCGGTGCCAGCATTGCCGATCCGCGCCAGGTGCTGGCGGAAGCCTTTACCAGCACGGATATTAAAACCCTACGCCGGGAAATTAAACAGATCATCAGCTATGCACAAGCGGATAAATTATACAAAGAGCACGCGCCTTGTGATGTGCTGCTGGATATGAAAATTGTACGCTCTGTATTAAAAGCCACCCATGCGCTGAAGAATGAAAAAGGCAGCCCGGTTGCCGTTGCTGCAAACGACATTTTTGATAAGAGCTGTTATTGTAGTCCGGGCAATAAAGCTAACCCGTGGAGCGATTTTCCGCGTTGTTTGTCCCAAAAAGAATTTTGTGATCCGTACCGGGTGTTTAAAAAGTTTTTTAAAAAACAGTCGCTACACCAATGGCTGCAGCACTGGGAGGAAATGGTAACCTGCGCGCTGAACTATTACGCCAGCGGGGCGGAGCTGCATGGACTGCCGTTTTACTTCCGGCTGGTAAAGCTGTCGGAGGCGGCGCACCTGGTAGCTGTACGGGAGGGGCATCGCCTTAAAAACGGCCTTGCGGATAACCACTGAAACCTATTTTATAACACCAAAATTGAATAACCATGAAAGGACCAGATTACATGAGCCAGTTAAACGGCCGGGAACAAAACGCCTTTTATTGTATTAAAAAGCTGGTTGCCGCACGGCTGCAGCCCCTGATCATTTATTGCTATGGCTGCGAAACGCTGGTGCATACCCGTCGTAATTGTTTTATGACCAAACAGCGAACCGAGCAGCGACAATTTAGCTGCGATCTGTTGCTGATCACTCCGGATGAATGTGTAATTGACGACGCGTTAAAAACCGAGGTTCAGGAAATTACCAGTCACCTGGGCAAGGTAAATATGATTATACACCCATTAAGCTTTGTAATTCAGCAATTAAATGCCCAAAACCTGTTTTTTAACTGGATATGCAGGAATGGAATGTTGTTGTTTGATAAAAACGCGTCCACCCAATTATTGCCGGCCGCCATTGGCCGGGAATATCGCCGGCAGGCGGAGGAATTTTATACGGGCGACCCGGAAATGACCAATTATTTGGAGGAAAAATTGCAGCCGGTTGTTGCTACACAGCATTTAAAAAAGGAGCATAACCAGGAACTAAAACCTATGGAAATAAGGCTGACGCTGGATCCGGGAAATGGCTGGTGGTCAGGAATATAAATAAAATTATTTTATATATAATATTTATAATAAAATAATAATTAATTGATTAATTACATTTATATAAATTTAAATAGGACAACAAAAGGCCGCCGGGTTAGGAGTTTGATATATTATGTTAAATAGGATTGCTGATCAGAATTGAGCCGTCAGGGGATATCGGAGGCTGTTTTAAAAGCTGAGCGCCTGGGAAAGCACTGGCTGGAGTTTACGCGGCTCTGGTGCGTAGCCGTTTCATAAAGATTCATTGGCAAAGCCGGCCATGGGAATCGCTCTTTTGTTTTAAATAGATTATGGGCGGTTCCCGCAGTGGCTTACCGGGTTTACAGAGCGCACCAGAATCCAGGGAAAAACTCCGTGCAGCGATCTATGGAACGTTTCGACAACCGGTGGGTTCAGGCTGATCCATTCAAGATGGTAACCTGTACAACGATACATCCGCGGGCAGTGATGGAAAATCTGTAAAACAAACGTCTCCGTATAGAAATATGGAGACGTCTCATTTTAAACCTAACCCTAAATACCGCACACGATGTCCTGGACGAATAGTCCATTAGAATCCCCGTATGCGATTTACAAAGATACGATATTTTCCTATAATTTATATTATGTTAAGTAATACATAACATCCTACTGTTCTTACCATATGCTGAACTTTTGAAAAAATCTTAATTTTAAAATACAAACCTGTGTTTCCTTACGCTTGCCTATTGGGCGGATTTGATATTGTGAAAGTAATGCTTCCTCATTTTTATACACACTCAAAACGGTTTTATGGGTTATCTGCAAAAATTGGAAGAAACAATAAAGAAGCACTCGAAAAACAATTGGTGATTGGTAGTAGAAACGGAATCATTAAGTAACTAAAATTATAGCAATATGATATTTAATAAAATATCGGCAGTAATTGGAATGACAATAACTATATGGCCTTCAGGTCTGCAAGACCTATGCTGCAAGGATTCTGAGTGCATTTCAGAAAATATTGTAGTAACTACTGCTATTACAACCGGGCATTTAGGTAATACAAACACCATAGACCCCTGGAAATTATTTACAAAAGCGGATGCTGATAAAATAATGGGCCAATCTACGCATTTAACAGATAGTTCTTCTAAAGTAAAAGGATTGTCATCTTCCTACCTATGCAGTTACAAGACCGATGTTACAGAACCCGGGACAGGGAAAACAGGGGCTGTCTATTTTCTGTTTGAACAATACCAGCAAATTTCCGGTGCCAAAAAACGATACGCAGATGTTATGCTGGCAAATAAACCACATGGCATTGAAGACATAAGTGATTTAGGCGATGAGGCCTATTTCCACACGGACGGTACGGGTTTTTACTTTATTATGGTCAGAAAGGGAAAAAATGTGTTCAATATAAAAGTGAATAAGATAATAAAAACGACCTCTTTGAGTGAGTTTAAAAAAACGGCGAGAAAAATAGCCGCAGCGATTTAGCGCCAGTTATAAGCGTCCAGCAAATGACCAGATTTCATCATGTATTGAAAGTAAATTATACTATCGTCATACCGAGCGCTACAAAGTGGAGCCGAGGCATCTCAGTGATACCGGACTCCCCGAGAATTGAGAGCCCCTTCCGCTTCTCCCGACTTTCGTCGGGATGCGGTCAGGGTGACGATTGGAACAATATTCACTTAAGTAACCGATCGAATTTTTAAAACCGTTTCTATAAATTTATACTCTTTATTATGAATCACTATACTTTATAAAAAGCCTGTGCGTTATCGTAAGAAACAAACACAGAATGAAAATACCATCTGTCCTTTTATTGACCGTTGCAGTGTTATTTGCCGTTGCGGGGGCTAACGCTGCTACACCTAATAATGATACATCCGTTATAACCTGCGATGGCCCATGGAAATTTAAGACCGGCGATAAACCTCAATGGAGCGCCCCGGATTTTAATGATGCCGGCTGGGAGTTGGTAGATCTGTCTGCCCCGCCGGGTGCGCATGATGGCGATGTTGGCCTTTCAGGCTATGTGCCCGGGTGGACGGCTAAAGGTCATAACGATTATTCCGGGTTTGCCTGGTACCGTTTAAAAATTTCATTGCCTGCTGTAAAAGGCGCCCACCTGGCTATAGCCGGCCCCCCTGCTGTTGATGACGCTTATCAGTTATTTGTTAACGGGGTGCTATTGGGCAGTGCCGGCGATTTTTCAGGCCCGGTGCCGGTTGCATACAGTATACGCCCGCAGTTATTTTTGCTGCCGGATAGCCTTAAAAATAAAAACCAGGTAACGATTGCCTTTAGAGTGTGGATGAGCAAAGCCACCATAAGTCAGCTCCCGGATGCCGGTGGGATCCATATTGCCCCGGTATTGGGTGAGCAAAGTAGTGTTGAAACGATATATAAATTCCAATGGGGTCAAACCATCAAAGGCTATATAGCGGAAGTGATACTGCCTGCTATATTCATACTATTGGCACTGCTGATTTTTATTTTGTACAAACCCCGAAAGCAGTACAAATGGTTTGTGATGGCATTAATCCTGCTTGCCCTGGTGCGCACCAACCAGGCTGTTTTTTACTGGCTCCAGATAGAGAGCGCTCATGCATTTGATCTGATTACCACGGTTATCCTGATACCGCTGGTGCTGGGTAGCTGGCTGCTGGCCTGGTGGCACTGGCACAAACTGGTACGACCTGTTTGGGTGCCGCGGGTCATCCTACTGCTTACCTTTATTTATATGTGCGTACAATTGCTGGGGCTTCCCTGGGTGGCTGAATCCCTTCCCCACACTGTTTTTGACACGCTTTCCAAAGCCATACGCCTGGTATTTGTTTTATTGCTATTGTATATTATCTACCGGGGCATACGGCAGCGCACAGAAGATAAAGGGCTTGTTTTACTGGCCACCTTGCTGGTTGCAACGGGTTTATTTGCACCCGAATTATCGGCGCTGCATATTCAGGGCATCTGGTTTCCTTTTGGTGTGGGCGTCTCGCGCTCTCAGTATGCTTATATGGCGTTTGATGTGATCCTGTTTATAATACTGATCCGTCATTATAAACGACAAAAGCAAGATCCTGGAGTTTTTAAGAAATAACATTTTTCCGATTCGTGTCCCCACGAATCAGGGCGACCAGCCGTGGCGCTGTGTCTCCACGCGCCACTTCAGGATAAAAATGTTATGTGCCGTTCAGGCTTTGTTGACCTGGTTTCTGGTATAAGTTTATTATTTTTAGTTGCAGATTATGAAACGACTTGTATTTATTGCCCT
Proteins encoded in this region:
- the mauJ gene encoding methylamine utilization protein MauJ; its protein translation is MPISRNTRKKKNRSGNKLGSRTKKQNESAIDATPLGQPSTTGRPIVTEDVIYTIVPEFPDTDPRSKLGNGPYGSEGEYIVIYRLGVPGVQSASTEFNFDALESTGDSLIGAPAEVKQFDVSYQLSRDGDAIHNFTLSTNENHRLAAAKIQFHAKSFGHAAAQAHNLIMPFLSQLSFTHEVAITTTGRKMVEVATGICQLSQTCIGAVKGMSIDLRVSTPEIRRLMACYREGLSSCEPLYQVLSFYKVIEGVFSIRKIEREAIKEQGETLYQECERMPQDLSAILHPSDLLYQAEYFKPYVGRKFTDVRDRLRDTLRVPIAHLNFDEIQPFGADSYEDMMVVHRALPVLRYMARTLLSSVVSNGNNG
- a CDS encoding helix-turn-helix domain-containing protein gives rise to the protein MFLTGVFYVSLKSLLTLKFEPMTNTSAMDKKIHQGRNVKRFREMLGIKQDALAYELGDDWNQQKISLLEQKETIDAPLLQQISAALKIPAEAIQNFDEEHAVSIISNTFNTHDQSNGVNAFPTFNFNPVEKMVELYERMLQQQKEMIEKLEKLIEKK
- a CDS encoding glycoside hydrolase family 2 sugar binding codes for the protein MKIPSVLLLTVAVLFAVAGANAATPNNDTSVITCDGPWKFKTGDKPQWSAPDFNDAGWELVDLSAPPGAHDGDVGLSGYVPGWTAKGHNDYSGFAWYRLKISLPAVKGAHLAIAGPPAVDDAYQLFVNGVLLGSAGDFSGPVPVAYSIRPQLFLLPDSLKNKNQVTIAFRVWMSKATISQLPDAGGIHIAPVLGEQSSVETIYKFQWGQTIKGYIAEVILPAIFILLALLIFILYKPRKQYKWFVMALILLALVRTNQAVFYWLQIESAHAFDLITTVILIPLVLGSWLLAWWHWHKLVRPVWVPRVILLLTFIYMCVQLLGLPWVAESLPHTVFDTLSKAIRLVFVLLLLYIIYRGIRQRTEDKGLVLLATLLVATGLFAPELSALHIQGIWFPFGVGVSRSQYAYMAFDVILFIILIRHYKRQKQDPGVFKK